The Terriglobus roseus sequence GCGACGACCAGGCGAACAGTTTGCTGCGCGAAGTTCTTCATGCTCACATCCTCGCAACGTCGTTGCGGGAAAGCAATCAGAAACGAAGAAAGGCGGCCCGGAGGCCGCCTTTCTAAAAACTCTCAAGAAGAGAGCGTCACTTACGCAGCGGTGACGTTCTCAGCCTGCCAGCCCTTGGGTCCCTTGACTACATTGAAGGTCACGTTCTGACCTTCCTGCAGCGAACGGAAGCCGTTGCTCTGGATCGCGGTGTGGTGGACGAAAACGTCCTCACCATTGGCGCGGCTCAGAAATCCAAATCCCTTAGCATCGTTGAACCACTTCACTGTTCCCTGTTCCATTTTGTATTCCTTGTGCTCAGAAGAGCTTGTTGTACCGCCGAACACGTTGGTAGAGTCTTGCGAGTACAGGCGGACCAAGCAATACAAACCAGATCGGAGTTCTACGATCAAGTACAACCCTACTCCAGGTTCCGCTAAATAGCAAAGAACTTATTTGTCCTCTGCTTACGTTGTGTGACGAAGGTCGTCGGATCGCACTGCGAAACAAATCTTCGGACCTATTTCGTCTCCGCAGCCTGCTTCTGCTCCACCGCAATCGCGACATTCTCGTGCTTGATATCGAGCTTTAAGCGGTTGTACAGGCTCATATACATGTTGGCCGTGTAAACCAGCGCGAACTCCGCAAGCACGTAACCTCGCCAGCCGCTGTACAGCAGCTGGTATCGCGTGAAGATGAGAACCAGAGCGGTCACATAGTGGCTGAAGCAGTACTCGCATGTAAACAAATAAAAGAACTTGCGACGCGGCAGCGGTCCCGGTTGCTGACTCTTTTCCTTACAGAACTCCCTCGGTTCACGAAAGACCTCCTCATGCGTGACGGTCCAGCTCATGCATGCAATCGGTATGGCCAGAAGCAGCAGTACTGCGGCCTGGCGCATCAATGGGACGTCGATGGGAAACGGAATCATCTGGGCTCGCTCGAAAGAAGGCGCACACGCCGCTTTTGCGCGCCGCGCACGTTTCTCGTAGGATGCGCGTTGCGCGCTTAGGATTGTGAACGGGAAGACGAACCATGGATTGGAAGAGCAGAAAAATCGCGGCGGTGATGGAAGCCGCATTGGCAGAAGACAAGGCGACCAGCGACGTTACCA is a genomic window containing:
- a CDS encoding cold-shock protein; its protein translation is MEQGTVKWFNDAKGFGFLSRANGEDVFVHHTAIQSNGFRSLQEGQNVTFNVVKGPKGWQAENVTAA